One stretch of Glycine soja cultivar W05 chromosome 7, ASM419377v2, whole genome shotgun sequence DNA includes these proteins:
- the LOC114419994 gene encoding GATA transcription factor 15-like has translation MVDPTGKGSEIEVEDSNSNPNAPSSGNSPSSNNEQKKTCADCGTTKTPLWRGGPAGPKSLCNACGIRSRKKKRAILGINKGSNEDGRKGKRTGGALGKEVLLHRSHWKKLGEEEKAAVLLMSLSYGSVYA, from the exons ATGGTGGATCCAACTGGAAAA GGATCGGAGATTGAAGTCGAGGACTCAAACTCAAACCCTAACGCTCCTTCCTCAGGGAACAGTCCAAGCAGCAACAATGAGCAGAAGAAAACCTGCGCCGATTGCGGCACCACCAAGACTCCTCTCTGGAGGGGTGGTCCTGCAGGACCCAAG TCTCTGTGCAACGCGTGCGGGATCAGAagcaggaagaagaagagagcgaTCTTGGGAATAAACAAGGGGAGCAACGAGGACggaaggaaaggaaagaggACCGGCGGCGCTTTGGGGAAGGAGGTGTTGTTGCACCGATCGCATTGGAAGAAGCtcggagaggaagagaaagctGCGGTCTTGTTGATGTCGCTCTCTTATGGATCCGTTTATGCCTGA